In the genome of Limanda limanda chromosome 15, fLimLim1.1, whole genome shotgun sequence, one region contains:
- the LOC133020627 gene encoding lutropin-choriogonadotropic hormone receptor-like, which produces MRLCGLLAALCWLLDVRSCESYRCPSICLCSPDTFQCSRDSQLASGRTNSRPTTRLRFSHLPLEQVPTHAFKELINITVIEISQSDRITQIQRHAFLSLHSLAQIFVQNINSLRSIEKGAFTDLPKLEYLTISNTGMTNFPDFTTISSLVPNIILEMADNMRIHFIPANSFQGFTDEYLDMNLVRNGFKEINSHAFNGTKLNTLILRDNRHLRSIQEDAFEGATGPTSLDVSSTALSSLPAKGLRQVGFLKASSTFAMKSLPPLDSLSELVEAEFTYPSHCCAFQTWRRKERESALKNSTTFCDLIETEKNPSSDGVNPPDDINFQYHDLEINCLNDPVIKCTPKPDAFNPCEDLLGFPFLRCLTWIISFFSVTGNLAVLVILLISHRKLTISRFLMCNLAFADLCMGLYLMLIACMDHYSRHEYYNHATDWQLGPGCGIAGFLIVFAGELSVYTLTVISIERWHTIINAMHVNKRLRMHHVTAMMGAGWGFSLLVALLPLVGVSSYSKVSICLPMDIDTPGSQVYVVAVLVLNVVAFAVVCYCYICIYLSVHNPEQSSTRRGDTKIAKRMAVLIFTDFICMAPISFFAISAALRMPLITVSHSKILLILFYPINSLCNPFLYTIFTRAFRRDMRRLLSRCFCCEASADFYRSQTQASNLTCTDRKPPSHSFYAYHIKMKGCFLDKGTT; this is translated from the exons GAGGTTCAGTCATCTGCCCTTGGAACAAGTCCCCACTCACGCCTTCAAGGAGCTTATCAACATCACGGTGAT TGAGATTTCCCAGAGCGACCGCATCACGCAGATCCAGCGACAtgccttcctctccctccacagCCTGGCACAAAT TTTCGTGCAGAACATCAACAGTCTGAGGTCTATTGAGAAAGGGGCCTTCACTGACCTGCCCAAACTGGAATACTT GACCATCTCCAACACAGGGATGACAAACTTCCCAGATTTTACAaccatctcgtccttggtgcctAATATTATTCT AGAAATGGCAGACAACATGAGGATCCACTTCATTCCTGCCAACTCCTTCCAGGGTTTCACAGACGAGTATCTTGACAT GAACCTGGTTAGAAACGGCTTCAAGGAAATTAATTCTCATGCATTCAACGGAACCAAGCTCAACACATT GATTTTGAGAGACAACAGGCATCTCAGGTCCATTCAAGAAGATGCCTTCGAAGGAGCCACAGGTCCGACTTCTCT GGATGTTTCCTCCACAGCTCTGAGTTCTCTCCCGGCTAAAGGGTTAAGGCAAGTGGGGTTCCTGAAAGCCAGCTCTACCTTTGCTATGAAGAGCCTCCCTCCGCTGGATAGCCTGTCTGAACTGGTGGAGGCGGAGTTCACGTATCCCAGCCACTGCTGTGCCTTCCAAACATGGCGTCGGAAAGAAAG gGAAAGTGCCTTGAAGAACTCTACAACGTTTTGTGATCTTATCGAAACAGAAAA AAACCCCAGCTCGGATGGCGTGAATCCTCCTGACGACATCAACTTCCAGTATCATGACCTGGAGATTAATTGTCTTAACGACCCGGTCATCAAGTGCACCCCGAAGCCAGACGCCTTCAACCCGTGTGAGGACCTGCTGGGCTTTCCCTTCCTGCGCTGCCTCACCTGGATaatctcttttttctctgtaaCCGGAAACCTGGCTGTTCTAGTTATTCTGCTCATCAGCCACCGAAAGCTAACCATCTCCAGGTTTCTCATGTGCAACCTGGCTTTTGCCGATCTGTGCATGGGGCTCTACCTGATGCTCATCGCCTGCATGGATCACTACTCCCGTCACGAGTACTACAACCACGCCACCGACTGGCAGCTGGGGCCCGGGTGTGGCATAGCCGGGTTTCTGATAGTGTTTGCCGGGGAGTTATCAGTGTACACGCTGACTGTGATTAGCATTGAACGCTGGCACACCATCATCAACGCCATGCACGTCAACAAGAGGCTGCGGATGCACCACGTGACGGCCATGATGGGGGCAGGTTGGGGTTTCTCTCTGCTGGTTGCCCTGCTCCCTCTAGTGGGGGTCAGCAGTTACAGCAAGGTGAGCATCTGTCTGCCCATGGACATCGACACGCCGGGCTCGCAGGTCTACGTGGTGGCTGTGCTCGTCCTCAACGTTGTCGCTTTTGCCGTGGTCTGCTACTGCTACATCTGCATTTACCTGAGCGTTCACAACCCAGAGCAGTCGTCCACCCGTCGCGGAGACACCAAGATCGCCAAACGCATGGCTGTGCTCATTTTCACGGACTTCATTTGTATGGCGCCGATCTCATTCTTCGCCATCTCTGCAGCCCTACGCATGCCTCTCATCACCGTCTCTCACTCAAAGATCCTGCTCATCCTCTTCTATCCCATCAACTCCCTCTGCAACCCTTTCTTATACACCATCTTCACTCGGGCTTTCCGGAGGGACATGCGCCGGCTGCTGAGTCGCTGCTTCTGCTGCGAGGCCAGCGCCGACTTCTACAGGTCACAGACTCAGGCCTCAAACCTCACCTGTACCGACAGGAAACCTCCCTCCCATAGCTTCTATGCCTATCACATCAAGATGAAGGGTTGCTTTCTAGACAAGGGAACCACATGA
- the gtf2a1l gene encoding TFIIA-alpha and beta-like factor, whose protein sequence is MLSNTGPVAKLYLSIIDDVIESMRELYLDEGLEDRVLDDLRRLWESKMMQSKAMEDFRKINSSNFVLQLPDSYGQMDREHTATVVIPASQSIHRFPNNSETLATFSLPAGLAYPVQIPAGVTLQTASGQLYKVNVPVVVTQAPVGQKPLSLQIQRARAPQSTAAPPTTKPPQQVEPPPASAPSVSQSPRPDLPPSPESSPVQQPQVHAADSTQLPVVPSPPAEENEPSPQSEPVNYSMPSSPCSQLLEEALAQTTQLKSRDIDDILKEVIEEEREKAERRRNLPPARSQDQTEAVLAGLDLDYGYSDLSDIVQLDGPADNSDAEEEGGAPLEENDFLCIINAEAIKALQEGGGSSDGNSISSSSDSEGADKLSAEDEDPLNSGDDVMEQDIPDLFDTDNVIVCQYDKIHRSKNRWKFHLKDGVMCYAGRDYVFSKAVGEAEW, encoded by the exons ATGTTGTCCAACACGGGCCCGGTG GCCAAACTCTACTTGTCCATAATTGACGATGTGATCGAGAGCATGAGGGAGCTCTACCTGGACGAAGGGCTGGAAGACCGCGTCCTGGACGATTTGAGACGT ctctgGGAGTCCAAGATGATGCAGTCCAAAGCCATGGAAGACTTCAGGAAGATCAACTCATCCAACTTTGTGCTCCAGCTCCCGGACAGCTACGGCCAGATGGACCGAGAGCACACAG CCACAGTTGTGATCCCTGCGAGTCAGAGTATCCACAGATTCCCA AACAACTCAGAGACACTTGCTACTTTTTCTCTCCCCGCCGGGTTAGCTTACCCTGtgcagatcccagcaggagtCACTCTACAAACAGCCTCTG GTCAACTTTACAAGGTCAATGTTCCTGTCGTGGTCACTCAGGCCCCGGTGGGTCAGAAGCCTTTATCCCTACAAATACAGAGAGCTCGTGCCCCTCAGTCAACTGCAGCTCCTCCAACTACCAaacctcctcagcaggtggagccACCCCCTGCTTCAGCTCCTTCTGTCTCCCAGTCGCCGCGGCCCGATTTACCCCCCAGTCCAGAGAGCAGCCCAGTCCAGCAGCCACAGGTTCACGCTGCTGACTCCACGCAGCTCCCGGTTGTCCCCTCTCCACCGGCAGAAGAAAATGAGCCGAGTCCCCAATCTGAACCCGTGAACTACAGCATGCCCTCCTCACCCTGCAGTCAGTTATTAGAGGAGGCCTTGGCGCAGACGACTCAGTTAAAGAGCCGAGACATAGATGACATCCTGAAGGAAGTGattgaggaggagagagagaaagcagaacGGAGGAGGAATCTGCCACCTGCCAGAAGTCAAGATCAGACCGAGGCTGTTCTCGCTGGG CTGGACCTCGACTACGGCTACAGTGACCTGTCGGACATCGTTCAGCTGGACGGTCCCGCAGACAACTCGGACGCCGAGGAGGAGGGCGGAGCTCCGCTGGAAGAGAACGACTTTCTGTGTATAATCAATGCAGAGGCCATAAAGGCcctgcaggaggggggggggagcagcgaCGGCAACAGCATCTCCTCCAGCAGCGACAGCGAGGGAGCCGATAAACTGTCTGCAGAAGATGAG GATCCCTTGAACTCGGGCGACGACGTGATGGAGCAGGACATCCCGGATCTCTTTGACACCGACAATGTAATCGTCTGCCAGTACGACAAA ATTCACCGCAGCAAGAACCGCTGGAAGTTTCATTTGAAAGATGGTGTGATGTGCTACGCGGGCAGAGACTACGTGTTCTCTAAAGCTGTCGGGGAAGCTGAGTGGTAA
- the LOC133020406 gene encoding stonin-1: MCSTNHSNWVTFEDDNTPLSSPQKPSQAPGLIKASVPRPNGLKLVLPPIRDTSWSFNPSLESPQSHSSLSGSSSVPCTTPFSTPVGGAPRSVSLLPSSTWQKNDFLRLLSSVSTTSAPSPAPEALTQTSDGPRPFPSFQGNSGHYNPFWDGSRHSADVDSSSSDSECDNSLPRFFIRTKDGHEPPRDQLQSSFSYVCHKLEGLRVQTDNETETEKDGERRLSCRTEVLSEDSSQFVPRGLYRTQKRDGWSVMLRIPEKKNRMSSRQWGPIYLRLLQGGVLQMYYEKGLEKPYKEFQLLPQFRLSDLKHESYGEPRKVLTVKVEHFSYIEKKRYHPKLEVSHEAEVEQLLKFGSTVHEDMEDLVITMEEEIFRLCVHHQQRRHYEEQELSLQITDHIWVQLDKSGGVIERTGFTQIHCLAFLNGLGDCFLALNDLGLLRSNSSYGSDEGSELWMEIADCQFHKCVNESEFVRSRLIKFSPPDACRVELMRYKTTTLGCTDIPFSIKAVVTVQGAYVELQAFLNMSASFLSSVGGSERYPLCENVVIRVPVPGDWVKVTQTVALLRQRSLKARMNRNACLGAVGSADSQPVMQVSIGTVKYDNVYSAIVWRIERLPAKNMAVDHPHSFSCKLELGSDQEIPNDWYPFVTMECEIMGAVVSQTRVKSLGTANDIQPQKHLTSWTRYHCQVEVEKKWIETESERQSGCMTQ, from the exons CCTCTGTTCCGCGTCCCAATGGCCTCAAATTAGTGCTTCCTCCAATCAGAGACACTTCCTGGAGCTTCAATCCTTCCCTGGAATCTCCTCAAAGCCACTCGAGTCTTAGTGGAAGTTCCTCCGTACCATGTACCACACCCTTTAGCACTCCTGTAGGTGGGGCACCTAGAAGTGTGTCCCTGCTTCCCTCCAGCACATGGCAAAAGAACGACTTCCTCCGGCTTTTGTCAAGCGTTTCGACCACCTCTGCCCCTTCTCCTGCACCAGAGGCCTTAACTCAAACCTCAGATGGACCAAGACCATTTCCTTCTTTCCAGGGGAACTCAGGACACTATAACCCTTTCTGGGATGGATCTAGACACAGTGCAGATGTGGACAGTTCCTCCTCTGACTCAGAATGTGACAACAGCCTACCACGTTTCTTTATTCGGACCAAAGACGGCCACGAGCCTCCACGTGACCAGCTCCAGAGCTCCTTCTCCTATGTTTGCCACAAACTAGAAGGCTTACGAGTACAAACGGACAATGAAACAGAGACTGAAAAAGATGGGGAGAGGCGTCTAAGTTGCAGAACTGAGGTGTTAAGCGAGGACTCATCTCAGTTTGTTCCTCGGGGTCTGTATCGCACACAGAAGAGGGACGGCTGGTCTGTCATGCTCAGGATCCCTGAAAAAAAGAACCGTATGTCCTCTCGACAATGGGGGCCGATCTACCTCCGCTTGTTGCAGGGTGGTGTGCTGCAAATGTACTATGAGAAAGGGCTGGAGAAGCCATACAAGGAGTTCCAGCTTCTCCCACAGTTTAGGCTCTCGGACCTTAAACATGAAAGCTACGGCGAGCCCCGCAAAGTCCTCACGGTCAAGGTGGAGCATTTCTCCTACATAGAAAAGAAACGCTATCACCCGAAGTTGGAGGTTAGTCATGAGgcggaggtggagcagctgctcAAGTTCGGCTCCACAGTGCATGAGGACATGGAGGACCTGGTGATCACCATGGAAGAGGAAATCTTCAGACTGTGTGTACACCATCAGCAGAGGCGGCACTACGAGGAGCAGGAGCTGTCGTTGCAGATCACTGATCATATCTGGGTTCAACTGGATAAGTCGGGAGGAGTCATAGAGCGGACTGGATTCACCCAGATTCACTGCCTTGCTTTCCTGAACGGACTAGGTGATTGTTTTCTTGCCCTTAACGATCTCGGGCTGCTGCGCTCCAACTCCAGCTACGGGTCGGACGAGGGCAGCGAACTCTGGATGGAGATCGCCGACTGTCAATTCCACAAATGTGTGAATGAGTCAGAGTTTGTGAGGTCCCGACTGATAAAGTTCTCGCCTCCTGACGCGTGCCGAGTTGAGCTGATGCGGTACAAGACGACGACCCTGGGTTGCACAGATATTCCTTTCTCAATCAAAGCTGTGGTCACAGTTCAAGGTGCCTATGTGGAGCTCCAGGCCTTCCTCAACATGTCGGCAAGCTTTCTTTCGTCTGTAGGGGGGTCTGAACGGTACCCACTGTGTGAGAATGTAGTGATCCGCGTGCCGGTGCCAGGCGACTGGGTCAAGGTGACACAGACGGTGGCCTTGCTGCGACAGAGGTCACTGAAAGCCCGTATGAACAGAAACGCCTGCTTGGGCGCTGTCGGCAGCGCAGACTCGCAACCTGTCATGCAGGTGTCCATCGGCACTGTCAAGTATGATAATGTATATTCAGCCATCGTGTGGAGGATCGAGAGGCTGCCAGCGAAAAATATGG cagtGGATCATCCCCATTCCTTCTCCTGCAAGCTAGAGCTGGGATCTGATCAGGAGATCCCAAATGACTGGTACCCTTTCGTCACGATGGAATGTGAAATAATGGGAGCAGTCGTGTCACAGACCAGGGTGAAGTCTCTGGGCACGGCGAACGACATCCAGCCGCAGAAACATCTGACCAGCTGGACACGCTATCACTGTCAG gtGGAAGTGGAGAAGAAATGGATTGAAACCGAGTCAGAGAGGCAGTCTGGCTGTATGACTCAGTGA